CATGTATCCGATAGACCCGCGAGCTATCATGCTAAAAATTACTACTACTCCTACGAGGATAGCTACGTATAGTACCCACATGGCACCGATAATAGTTCTACGTACCTTCACTTTTTTCTCCATTTGTTTTAACTTCATTTAAAGCAACAAAGGTATGAAATTCCTCTTATAATATTAGTTAAACTAAAAATCTATGACAAAAAAGACATTAAAGTTCTATGGTTTTTGATTTTTTATCTACATTTGTGAGCATAAGACTGAAAGAATACATCATGAAAAGTAAAAGTTTAGTTTCTATTAACCAATATACGAAGGAGGATATTCTGCGTATTCTGGAAAACGCTAAAAAGTTTGAAGAAAATCCTAACCGGAAGCTGCTGGAAGGCAAGGTAGTAGCAACCCTTTTCTTTGAACCGTCTACTCGCACACGATTAAGTTTCGAGACTGCTGTAAACCGTTTAGGAGGAAGGGTAGTCGGTTTTCAGGATGCTTCTACGACAAGTTCTTCCAAAGGAGAGACATTAAAAGATACCATTTTAATGGTGAGTAATTATGTCGACCTTATTATTATGAGACATCATTTGGAAGGAGCAGCCCAATATGCTTCGGAGGTTACCCAAATTCCTATTATTAATGCTGGCGACGGAGCGCATCAACACCCTTCACAAACCATGCTCGATTTATATTCTATTTATAAAACGCAAGGTAAATTGGAAGACCTTAATATTACCATGGTCGGTGATTTGAAATATGGTCGTACGGTTCATTCCTTGATTAATGGAATGTCCCATTTTAATCCTACTTTTCATTTTGTTGCTCCGGACGAATTACGCATGCCGGATGTATATAAAATATTCTGCGACAAACATGGAATAAAATATTATGAGCATACAGATTTTTCTTCGGATGTAATTAACCAGTCTGATATTCTTTATATGACCCGTGTACAACGGGAGCGGTTTACAGATTTAGTAGAGTATGAAAAAGTAAAGAATGTGTATATTCTGCGGAATAAAATGTTAGAAAATAGTAAAAATAATCTACGTGTATTACATCCGTTACCCCGTGTAAATGAAATAGCTTACGATGTGGATGAAAATCCGAAAGCTTATTACATTCAACAGGCTCGTAACGGGTTATATGCTCGCCAAGCTATTATTTGTGATGTATTAGGTATTAATATTTAATTTGTAAAAGCAATAAATTCAATATGTCAGTAAAGAAAAGAGAATTACAGGTTGCTGCTTTGGAAAATGGTACAGCTATAGACCATATTCCCCCTGAGCATCTTTTTAAAGTTGCGTTTATGTTGGGTTTGAATGAGACGCAAAATACGATTACTATCGGAAATAACTTGCACAGTAAAAAGATGGGTAAAAAAGGACTTATCAAAATTGCTGAT
This genomic interval from Parabacteroides pacaensis contains the following:
- the pyrB gene encoding aspartate carbamoyltransferase, translated to MKSKSLVSINQYTKEDILRILENAKKFEENPNRKLLEGKVVATLFFEPSTRTRLSFETAVNRLGGRVVGFQDASTTSSSKGETLKDTILMVSNYVDLIIMRHHLEGAAQYASEVTQIPIINAGDGAHQHPSQTMLDLYSIYKTQGKLEDLNITMVGDLKYGRTVHSLINGMSHFNPTFHFVAPDELRMPDVYKIFCDKHGIKYYEHTDFSSDVINQSDILYMTRVQRERFTDLVEYEKVKNVYILRNKMLENSKNNLRVLHPLPRVNEIAYDVDENPKAYYIQQARNGLYARQAIICDVLGINI